The proteins below are encoded in one region of Winogradskyella helgolandensis:
- a CDS encoding T9SS type A sorting domain-containing protein, with amino-acid sequence MRKILLFNALLFFINFAFGQINFEDKVNIYDYDSLSVHIIYDDFDYDGDLDIIKHGISNSGNVLLQKNENGDFNTKPSSLVSTEKSLLISLDLNNDNFPDLITYQFGSLGVMYNLQNDTFSEVEALQSNLGFYSIRPFKFDYNSDGFMDLIVVNNSNDAYVMLNDQIGGLEPVTFLMSVGSFNHIYKIDDFNNDGNSDIYIRDGNQLKIYLYDVDHDENDDSDDFVQPYILQADSSLISYGILDLDGNGFQDILYLKNGAIWAKYFDFNESLSQYTVLNDVMVVDNIPLYSNYGNDRSIHIENENNETYAVYVALETSENQQDIYKFSILDNVFSTAQIILPNFQINTFGTDQFNFLDLNNDDNLDFCFTSNFNENKMIFINNDINDPNDKTICIQQVIKPSTFSVIDMNGDGVEDICVGTQNGLGFFEKTPNNELSDLRPLIGVMSNPNASVYTINHIADINNDGLGDVIDFKNSGDYIKIYKNLGNDDFEFIQSVPLSNILLASNIAFVDINNNGYKDIVFSYTVDSPWSTSIEFHWIKNNNGINFDNPQPLIVNNVDNILPNSIAYDDFNNDNQTDILVLSSYYENNQLVNEVNLLENNNGQFNGNSIATFSGDYGRGHIKINDFDQDGDLDFFVYNINTNQYYDYNFLFFKNNGQNSFESISIENLNIEDIEFYDNDGDGINEIYAWNHDASSFTNNIFYYSTTDYINFTKVQIDSYSASYDESDPVTRGDLLLYDYNNDGKDDLFINNVSPFQGLVSVYDNISETLGIEDIENDNNLGQLQIHPNPFVNSVNWNNPKNETYNLQLFSQNGKLLLEKTTTENSLDLSAFNNGIYIFSIKEENSGYEWVYKIIKK; translated from the coding sequence ATGAGAAAAATTCTACTTTTTAATGCTTTGCTATTCTTTATTAACTTTGCATTTGGACAAATAAATTTTGAAGATAAAGTCAATATTTATGATTATGATTCTTTAAGTGTTCATATCATTTATGATGATTTCGATTATGACGGTGATTTAGATATCATAAAACATGGTATCTCAAATTCAGGCAATGTTTTACTTCAAAAAAATGAAAATGGTGATTTTAATACTAAACCATCATCTTTAGTATCTACTGAAAAGAGTCTACTTATATCTCTAGACTTAAATAATGATAATTTTCCAGATTTAATAACGTATCAATTCGGGTCTTTAGGCGTGATGTATAATTTACAAAATGATACGTTTAGTGAAGTGGAAGCGCTTCAAAGTAATCTTGGCTTCTACTCTATTCGCCCTTTTAAGTTTGATTACAATAGTGATGGCTTTATGGATTTAATTGTAGTAAACAATAGCAATGATGCATATGTAATGCTAAATGATCAAATAGGAGGATTAGAGCCTGTTACCTTTTTAATGTCTGTAGGCAGTTTTAACCACATTTATAAAATAGATGATTTTAATAATGACGGTAATTCCGATATTTATATAAGGGATGGTAATCAATTAAAAATTTACTTGTACGATGTAGATCATGATGAAAATGATGATTCTGATGATTTTGTTCAACCTTATATTTTACAAGCAGATTCTTCGCTTATTTCCTATGGAATATTAGATCTAGATGGCAATGGATTTCAAGATATATTATACCTCAAAAACGGAGCAATATGGGCGAAATATTTCGACTTTAATGAGAGCCTAAGTCAATATACAGTATTAAATGACGTCATGGTTGTAGATAATATTCCATTATATTCGAATTACGGAAATGATCGTTCTATTCATATTGAAAATGAAAATAATGAAACTTATGCCGTATACGTTGCATTAGAAACTTCAGAAAATCAACAAGACATATACAAATTTAGTATTCTAGACAATGTATTTAGTACCGCTCAAATAATATTACCAAATTTTCAGATTAATACATTTGGTACAGACCAATTTAATTTTTTAGACCTTAATAATGACGATAATTTAGATTTTTGTTTTACTTCAAACTTTAATGAAAACAAAATGATTTTCATAAATAATGATATAAATGATCCAAACGACAAAACCATTTGTATTCAACAAGTTATTAAGCCAAGCACGTTTTCTGTTATAGATATGAATGGGGACGGTGTTGAAGATATTTGTGTAGGTACTCAAAATGGATTGGGATTTTTTGAAAAAACACCTAATAATGAATTAAGTGATTTAAGACCTTTAATTGGTGTAATGTCCAATCCTAACGCTTCCGTATATACCATTAACCATATTGCTGACATTAATAATGATGGCTTAGGGGATGTTATTGATTTTAAGAATTCTGGGGATTATATCAAAATATATAAGAATTTAGGAAATGACGATTTTGAATTTATTCAGTCTGTCCCACTTTCTAATATCCTTTTGGCTTCTAACATAGCTTTTGTAGACATAAATAATAATGGTTACAAGGACATAGTGTTTTCCTATACTGTTGATTCTCCATGGAGTACTAGTATTGAATTTCATTGGATAAAAAATAATAATGGAATTAATTTCGATAATCCACAACCATTAATTGTAAATAATGTTGACAACATCTTACCAAATTCAATAGCCTATGATGATTTTAATAATGATAATCAAACTGACATATTAGTTTTAAGTTCTTATTATGAAAATAATCAACTGGTTAATGAAGTAAATTTATTAGAGAATAATAACGGTCAATTTAACGGAAATAGTATTGCTACGTTCAGCGGCGATTACGGTAGAGGTCATATAAAAATAAATGATTTTGATCAAGATGGTGATTTAGATTTTTTTGTATACAATATAAATACAAATCAATATTATGATTATAACTTTTTATTTTTTAAAAATAATGGACAAAATAGTTTCGAATCAATTTCGATTGAAAATCTGAATATTGAAGATATAGAGTTTTACGATAATGATGGTGATGGCATTAATGAAATATATGCATGGAATCATGATGCTTCTTCTTTTACAAACAATATTTTTTATTATTCAACAACTGACTATATAAACTTTACTAAGGTTCAAATCGATTCTTATTCAGCTTCATATGATGAATCGGATCCTGTAACTAGAGGAGATCTACTCTTATATGATTATAATAATGACGGTAAGGATGATTTATTTATTAATAATGTGTCTCCATTTCAAGGATTAGTATCTGTTTATGATAATATTTCAGAGACATTAGGAATTGAAGACATCGAAAATGATAATAACTTAGGTCAATTACAAATACATCCTAATCCTTTTGTAAATTCTGTTAATTGGAATAATCCAAAAAATGAAACTTATAATTTACAATTATTTTCTCAAAATGGTAAATTACTTTTGGAAAAAACAACTACAGAAAACAGCTTAGATCTTTCTGCTTTTAATAATGGAATTTACATTTTTAGCATTAAAGAGGAAAATTCGGGATATGAATGGGTTTATAA
- a CDS encoding P-loop NTPase family protein encodes MNEDITERIEQYLYLDTNYAIIINGDYGIGKTHYIKNDLFPKVKELNVPYTDKDEKFLPILISLFGAKSIEEIQNQIFLELYPILKSKGVKIAAGLTNSVLKYLGNDLKDILSETGASGNNLSDYSRILICIDDIDRKSKELDLKEVFGFVNNLVENFGAKIILIANEDELRKEINIDRDNYSLLREKVIGISVSFSANVSKIYDEIIQSKYKEKNEPYYKFLDSEKKNITSRILQNNSNLRNLLFFLEHFKIIFNGINAFFEKDEILKDFHSEIWTQILDFTLPIAIEYKSGVLKPELFDDIQNLYKGGLFDISAFLSDGNKLQVKSEEEKVKTYSEIYEEKYLDKSSQKKTLYFDSIFNYITGISSFNIDELISEVNNKYQVEDSKIPEREKIMQKLSYWQCIDLPLKDYRKLTSQLITFVDKGEYKLDQYPSIFHLATRFDNILNFNLVNLKKRFKRGISKGEFEYKHNLSFYFSISSDSEFYEDLKEIGEYCIEINKQIKVNSEKEEVKSLFELFKSDFKAFLEKVNEPNTQLRYSPIFSEFNFNKFWRAFKKAKNTELIEFGFDLKRRYTKYVYPDLNPEKEFLENLKAKLEIEISKPKTRKLDKITFEFLVKNINESIENFA; translated from the coding sequence ATGAACGAAGATATAACCGAAAGAATTGAGCAGTATCTATATCTTGATACTAATTACGCCATAATCATAAATGGAGATTATGGAATTGGTAAAACTCATTACATTAAAAATGACCTATTCCCTAAAGTTAAAGAACTAAATGTTCCGTATACTGACAAGGACGAAAAGTTTTTGCCAATATTGATTTCACTTTTTGGAGCTAAATCTATTGAAGAAATTCAAAATCAAATATTTCTAGAATTATACCCAATTTTAAAATCAAAAGGAGTAAAAATCGCTGCTGGTTTAACAAATAGTGTTTTGAAATATTTAGGTAACGACCTAAAAGACATTTTATCTGAAACAGGTGCATCTGGAAATAACTTAAGCGACTATAGTAGAATTTTAATCTGTATAGATGATATAGATAGAAAATCAAAAGAATTAGACCTAAAAGAAGTTTTTGGATTTGTAAACAATCTTGTAGAAAATTTTGGTGCAAAAATCATTTTAATTGCAAATGAAGATGAACTTCGAAAAGAAATAAATATTGACAGAGATAATTATTCTTTGCTAAGAGAAAAAGTAATCGGAATTTCTGTAAGTTTTAGTGCAAATGTTTCTAAAATTTACGATGAAATTATACAATCGAAATACAAAGAGAAAAACGAACCATATTACAAATTCTTAGATTCGGAGAAAAAAAATATCACTTCAAGAATACTTCAAAATAACAGTAATCTCAGAAACTTACTATTTTTCCTAGAGCACTTCAAGATTATATTTAATGGCATTAATGCCTTTTTTGAAAAGGATGAGATATTAAAAGACTTCCATTCAGAAATATGGACCCAAATTTTAGACTTTACTTTGCCTATTGCAATCGAGTACAAGTCTGGAGTTCTCAAACCAGAATTATTTGATGATATTCAAAATTTATATAAAGGTGGATTATTTGATATTTCAGCCTTTTTGAGTGATGGAAATAAACTACAAGTAAAATCTGAAGAAGAAAAAGTCAAAACATATTCAGAAATATATGAAGAGAAATATTTAGACAAGTCAAGTCAAAAGAAAACACTTTATTTCGATTCAATTTTCAACTATATAACTGGAATTTCATCATTCAATATTGACGAACTAATTTCAGAGGTTAACAATAAGTATCAAGTAGAAGACAGCAAGATTCCTGAGAGAGAAAAAATAATGCAAAAACTATCTTATTGGCAATGTATCGACCTTCCTTTAAAAGATTACAGAAAATTGACAAGTCAATTAATAACCTTTGTTGACAAAGGAGAATATAAACTTGACCAATATCCATCTATATTTCATCTTGCAACTCGATTTGATAATATTTTGAACTTTAATTTAGTTAATCTAAAAAAACGATTCAAAAGAGGGATTAGCAAAGGAGAATTTGAGTACAAGCATAATCTAAGTTTCTATTTTTCTATAAGTAGCGATAGTGAGTTTTATGAGGATTTAAAGGAAATTGGAGAATATTGTATAGAAATTAATAAACAAATAAAAGTCAATTCAGAAAAAGAGGAAGTAAAATCACTGTTTGAACTATTCAAAAGTGACTTTAAAGCATTTTTGGAAAAAGTTAATGAACCAAACACTCAATTAAGATATTCACCTATTTTTTCAGAATTTAATTTTAATAAGTTTTGGAGAGCATTTAAAAAGGCGAAAAACACAGAACTGATAGAATTCGGATTTGATTTAAAAAGACGTTACACGAAATATGTTTATCCAGACTTAAACCCGGAAAAGGAATTTTTAGAAAACCTAAAAGCAAAACTTGAAATTGAAATTTCTAAGCCAAAAACAAGAAAATTGGACAAAATTACATTTGAATTTCTAGTAAAGAATATAAACGAGTCAATTGAAAATTTCGCATAA
- a CDS encoding MBL fold metallo-hydrolase: MDFSIDMLSLGNADCNIIWTKADGSDLVTIIDGGNPKDAKTIIAHYESYIKPNIASNSPILIINTHPHSDHIGGLIDLVHYFKNQIQRFYYNDPTDYIEEAKRNEIKSLNESFLYSNKRVQKLFASLQQSDNLSDVLDQYGISKLEAFSDSRLDHNLFEFVGPSRTFYLEQLAYFTNIDNLKISGSNIQPESEINEVQEGLNSCVIVDEKNDASAENLTSVLTKFVDSNNRKYLFTADAGVDSFESAENNGFDIRDLHICQLPHHGSRRNISTNWISNFNPKQFWVSANGSKKHPRKAVISCIKKNLPDCNTYSTHKGGNKHINSKSNLFPERNWSSAEPL, translated from the coding sequence ATGGATTTCAGTATCGATATGTTATCTCTTGGTAATGCAGATTGTAATATTATATGGACAAAAGCAGATGGCTCTGACCTTGTTACGATAATAGACGGTGGCAACCCTAAAGATGCCAAAACCATAATAGCGCATTATGAAAGTTATATAAAGCCAAATATTGCTTCAAATAGCCCAATTCTGATTATTAATACTCATCCTCATTCTGACCATATAGGAGGTTTAATAGATTTAGTGCATTATTTCAAAAATCAAATTCAAAGATTCTATTACAACGACCCAACTGATTATATTGAGGAAGCCAAAAGAAATGAAATAAAAAGTTTGAATGAATCATTTTTGTATTCAAATAAAAGAGTCCAAAAACTTTTTGCTTCATTACAACAATCGGATAATCTAAGTGATGTTCTAGATCAGTATGGTATTTCTAAATTAGAGGCATTTTCAGATAGTCGATTAGACCACAATTTATTTGAATTTGTAGGACCATCAAGAACATTTTATCTCGAGCAACTTGCTTATTTCACAAATATTGACAATCTAAAAATCTCAGGTTCAAACATCCAACCTGAAAGCGAAATTAATGAAGTCCAAGAAGGTCTAAATTCTTGTGTAATAGTTGACGAAAAGAATGATGCGTCTGCAGAGAATCTGACATCTGTTTTAACAAAATTTGTTGATTCTAATAATCGTAAGTACTTGTTTACAGCAGATGCTGGAGTTGATTCTTTTGAATCAGCAGAAAATAATGGTTTTGACATTAGAGATTTACATATTTGTCAATTGCCTCATCACGGTAGTAGAAGAAATATAAGTACAAACTGGATTAGTAATTTTAATCCTAAACAATTTTGGGTTTCCGCAAATGGAAGTAAAAAGCATCCTAGAAAAGCTGTAATTAGTTGTATCAAGAAAAATCTTCCTGACTGTAATACTTACAGCACGCATAAAGGAGGAAATAAGCATATTAATTCTAAATCCAATCTTTTTCCAGAGAGAAATTGGAGCTCAGCAGAACCGCTATAA
- a CDS encoding NAD-dependent epimerase/dehydratase family protein has translation MSKDLALVTGGNGHLANNLIRLLLSKNQNVRTTVRDLNNTAPFKGLDVELVQADLLDKVALRKACKDVTHIYAVAANFSMWAKDPKTEIYDNNLKGTQNLFDSAKACGIKNIVYVSSVAALDFNTLPANVDNGYNTDRRNWYYNSKNDSDKLALALGETYNIRTVLILPSAMIGSQAHKLSYSNNLVYQILKGEIPVDTNVTLNWVDVKDVAFGAYQAMLIGKDQERYILSNPTHTTLQDSVNIAAKLYPELQLKTPKKVPKCLLYTVAGLMEFSSKLTGKEPLLQRHYLDMFYGLKQDYDISKSKEELNFNPKPSKQALEEALTYLKTEWKAQ, from the coding sequence ATGAGTAAAGACTTAGCCTTAGTAACCGGTGGCAACGGCCATTTAGCAAACAATCTAATCCGTTTGTTGCTATCCAAAAACCAAAACGTAAGAACAACCGTTAGAGATTTAAATAACACCGCACCGTTTAAAGGTTTAGATGTCGAGTTGGTACAAGCAGATCTTCTAGACAAAGTAGCCCTAAGAAAAGCATGTAAAGACGTCACGCATATCTATGCCGTTGCCGCCAATTTTAGCATGTGGGCAAAAGACCCAAAAACGGAGATTTACGACAACAACCTAAAAGGCACCCAAAACCTATTTGATAGCGCCAAAGCATGTGGCATTAAAAACATCGTCTATGTAAGTTCTGTAGCCGCTTTAGACTTTAATACCTTACCAGCCAACGTAGATAATGGTTATAATACAGACCGAAGAAACTGGTATTACAATTCTAAAAACGATTCTGATAAACTGGCTTTAGCCTTAGGAGAAACATATAACATCAGAACCGTTCTCATTTTACCATCGGCAATGATTGGCAGCCAGGCCCACAAACTCAGTTATTCTAACAACTTAGTCTATCAAATTTTAAAAGGCGAAATCCCTGTAGACACCAACGTCACCTTAAACTGGGTAGATGTAAAAGATGTGGCTTTTGGCGCTTACCAAGCTATGCTAATAGGCAAAGACCAAGAACGCTATATCCTTTCTAACCCAACACACACCACCTTACAAGACAGTGTAAACATAGCCGCAAAGCTATATCCAGAATTACAATTAAAAACCCCTAAAAAAGTACCCAAATGCTTATTGTACACGGTGGCAGGTCTCATGGAATTCAGCAGTAAACTCACAGGAAAAGAACCCTTATTGCAACGCCATTATTTAGATATGTTTTATGGACTTAAACAAGATTATGACATTAGCAAATCTAAAGAAGAACTCAACTTTAATCCTAAACCATCAAAACAAGCTTTAGAAGAGGCACTGACCTACTTAAAAACGGAATGGAAAGCGCAGTAG
- a CDS encoding Crp/Fnr family transcriptional regulator — protein sequence MKNLHHYIQSRCNLSQTDSRLVETYFTSQNVPANTLLLEAGKTERYVYFLSEGIVKGYQNVDGKIVVQHLVAEHDFFTSLESFMSETPAPDYYETITDCKLLKISKPDFELIQAQSTFWSDFIKTVTNEHLNCKIERVKDFQVLSAKERYLKFITQQPNLALNVSVDNIASFLGMEPQSLSRIRKQITI from the coding sequence ATGAAAAACTTACACCACTATATCCAATCACGATGTAACCTATCCCAAACCGATAGCCGTTTAGTGGAAACCTATTTTACCTCCCAAAATGTACCAGCCAACACCCTACTCTTAGAAGCCGGAAAAACAGAACGCTATGTGTATTTTCTAAGCGAAGGTATTGTAAAAGGCTATCAAAATGTAGATGGTAAAATTGTAGTGCAACATTTAGTCGCCGAGCACGATTTCTTCACCTCCCTAGAGAGTTTTATGAGCGAAACTCCAGCACCTGACTATTACGAAACCATTACCGACTGTAAATTGCTTAAAATCTCTAAACCAGATTTCGAGCTCATCCAAGCGCAATCCACCTTTTGGAGTGACTTCATAAAAACAGTCACCAACGAGCACCTCAATTGCAAAATAGAACGGGTCAAAGATTTCCAGGTATTATCAGCAAAAGAACGCTATCTAAAGTTTATAACACAACAGCCCAACCTAGCCCTAAACGTTTCTGTAGACAATATCGCATCCTTCTTAGGTATGGAACCACAATCCTTAAGCCGAATTAGAAAACAGATCACTATCTAA
- a CDS encoding DUF6952 family protein, which translates to MKLPVIKHLTQFIEDNDEDYIIETIETLEALTEVPSLKDEDLDVIGELISNMYGAIEVNKMIKEGTPKKEAVNGFMKRVLGSIDK; encoded by the coding sequence ATGAAACTACCCGTAATAAAACACCTAACGCAATTCATTGAAGACAATGACGAAGATTATATCATTGAAACCATTGAAACCTTAGAAGCCTTAACAGAAGTCCCATCGCTTAAAGATGAAGACCTCGACGTTATTGGAGAATTAATCTCTAATATGTACGGTGCCATTGAAGTAAATAAAATGATTAAAGAAGGCACGCCTAAAAAAGAAGCCGTTAACGGATTTATGAAACGCGTTTTAGGTTCTATTGACAAATAA
- a CDS encoding thioredoxin family protein yields MIQELDQDNLQDIINGNDTVIVQYSATWCGNCRIMKPKFKKLATEHTGATFVIADAEKFPESRKLATVDNLPTFATFKNGEFKGQTQTNKFDVLKELVDDAV; encoded by the coding sequence ATGATACAAGAATTAGATCAAGATAACCTACAAGACATCATCAATGGTAACGATACCGTAATCGTACAGTATTCAGCAACATGGTGTGGCAATTGTAGAATCATGAAACCAAAATTCAAGAAATTAGCTACAGAACATACAGGAGCAACCTTTGTGATCGCTGATGCTGAAAAATTTCCTGAAAGTAGAAAACTAGCAACCGTTGATAATTTACCAACATTTGCAACATTTAAGAACGGTGAATTTAAAGGCCAGACACAAACCAATAAGTTTGATGTGTTAAAAGAATTGGTAGACGACGCCGTATAA
- a CDS encoding peroxiredoxin — translation MALVGRQFPDLNVNAMNDMGDTFKVNVLEEAKNNNKKVVLFWYPKDFTFVCPTELHAFQAALGEFEKRNTIVIGASCDTAEVHFAWLSTSKDNGGIEGVTYPILADSNRNLASALGILDIFNEQFDEETGLVTVEGDNVTYRATYIIDEEGTIQHESVNNMPLGRNVNEYLRIIDALTHVQEKGEVCPANWEEGKDAMQANAKGTAAYLATH, via the coding sequence ATGGCATTAGTAGGAAGACAATTTCCAGATTTAAACGTAAACGCAATGAATGATATGGGCGACACTTTTAAAGTGAACGTTCTTGAAGAAGCAAAAAACAACAACAAAAAAGTAGTATTATTCTGGTACCCAAAAGATTTCACTTTTGTATGTCCAACAGAATTACATGCTTTTCAAGCGGCTTTAGGTGAATTCGAAAAAAGAAACACCATCGTAATCGGTGCATCTTGTGATACAGCCGAAGTACACTTTGCTTGGTTAAGCACGTCTAAAGATAATGGTGGAATTGAAGGGGTAACCTACCCAATCTTAGCAGATTCTAACCGTAACTTAGCTTCAGCTTTAGGGATCTTAGATATCTTCAACGAACAATTTGATGAAGAAACAGGATTGGTAACAGTTGAAGGTGATAACGTTACGTACAGAGCAACATACATCATTGACGAAGAAGGAACCATCCAACACGAAAGCGTTAACAACATGCCATTAGGTAGAAACGTTAACGAATACTTGAGAATCATTGATGCCTTAACACACGTACAAGAAAAAGGTGAAGTTTGTCCTGCAAACTGGGAAGAAGGTAAAGACGCCATGCAAGCCAATGCTAAAGGGACTGCTGCTTATTTAGCGACTCATTAA
- the nhaC gene encoding Na+/H+ antiporter NhaC, with product MQENDELSEIQIEDQKIINNKELSFLEALIPVVILVGLLAYNIFFVEDQEWFGAYTNQIILVLGGGIAAVVGLYNKVTFKTMLKEIWENLRSVFVPIMILFLVGALAGTWLVSGVIPAMVYYGLQVLSPEIFLPASVIIAAVISIATGSSWTTSATVGIALVGIGTALGINPGMIAGAVISGAYFGDKMSPLSDTTNLAPAMAGTDLFTHIKYMAITTVPTIIITLIVFGIISFNIDPTGSADISNLLASIDSTFNISPWLFLVPIAVVALILLKTKPLLALASGIVLAIIFAFVFQAPILEGLSDSKFTAIINSILTDTAIVTDNEKLNDLFSAGGMEGMLWTIYLIICAMIFGGIMDGIGALARITKALLSIATSIFGLFASTVLSCIGLNIVASDQYLAIVIPGKMFKQAYEDKGLAPENLSRTLEDSGTVTSVLIPWNTCGAYQSGVLGVGVGEYIGYAIFNYLSPFTTLVFAALNLKIKMLKNK from the coding sequence ATGCAAGAAAACGACGAACTAAGTGAGATTCAAATAGAAGATCAAAAAATTATAAATAATAAAGAACTTAGTTTTCTTGAAGCTTTAATACCGGTTGTCATTTTAGTTGGACTATTAGCTTATAACATATTTTTCGTTGAAGACCAAGAATGGTTTGGCGCCTATACCAATCAAATTATTTTAGTATTAGGTGGTGGTATTGCTGCTGTGGTCGGCCTTTATAATAAAGTGACGTTTAAGACCATGCTCAAAGAGATTTGGGAAAACTTGAGAAGTGTTTTTGTACCTATCATGATTCTATTCTTAGTCGGAGCCTTAGCCGGCACTTGGCTCGTTAGTGGAGTAATTCCAGCTATGGTCTATTATGGCTTGCAAGTGTTAAGTCCCGAAATATTCTTACCCGCTTCCGTGATTATAGCAGCTGTCATCTCCATTGCCACAGGAAGTTCGTGGACCACCTCGGCAACCGTTGGTATTGCCCTAGTGGGTATCGGAACCGCTTTAGGCATTAATCCGGGGATGATTGCCGGAGCCGTGATTTCTGGTGCCTATTTTGGAGATAAAATGTCTCCTTTAAGTGACACCACCAATTTAGCTCCTGCTATGGCAGGTACCGATTTATTTACGCATATTAAATATATGGCCATTACAACGGTGCCAACGATTATAATTACCTTAATTGTTTTTGGAATTATTAGTTTTAATATTGATCCCACAGGAAGTGCAGATATCAGTAACCTCCTCGCTTCTATAGACAGCACCTTTAATATCTCTCCTTGGTTATTTCTAGTTCCTATTGCTGTTGTGGCTTTAATACTATTAAAAACAAAACCGTTATTAGCCTTAGCATCTGGAATTGTATTAGCGATTATTTTCGCTTTCGTTTTTCAAGCTCCTATTCTAGAAGGGCTGTCCGATTCTAAATTTACAGCCATTATAAATTCAATCCTCACAGATACAGCTATTGTTACAGACAACGAAAAATTAAATGATCTCTTCTCTGCTGGTGGTATGGAAGGCATGCTTTGGACCATCTACTTAATCATTTGTGCCATGATTTTTGGTGGCATCATGGATGGCATCGGAGCTCTAGCCCGAATCACAAAAGCCTTATTATCTATAGCAACGTCTATTTTTGGATTATTTGCAAGTACCGTGTTAAGTTGTATAGGACTTAATATTGTCGCTTCAGATCAATATTTAGCGATTGTTATTCCAGGAAAAATGTTTAAACAAGCCTATGAGGATAAAGGCTTAGCTCCTGAAAACTTAAGTCGTACACTCGAAGATTCTGGAACCGTAACCTCTGTCCTCATTCCTTGGAATACCTGTGGTGCTTACCAAAGTGGTGTTCTTGGTGTCGGTGTGGGCGAATACATTGGCTATGCTATTTTTAACTACTTAAGTCCATTCACCACATTAGTATTTGCAGCCTTAAATCTTAAAATTAAGATGCTAAAGAATAAATAG